The following proteins come from a genomic window of Pirellula staleyi DSM 6068:
- a CDS encoding type II secretion system F family protein translates to MWELFSSPVMIQVAVFLGVSSLLLGLHWLMSSSDTRLDSRMESLTEGDSHAIDDRYRAKPRGMMQLLVPQIPRLAKVILPNDEATRTRLQAQLIQAGIYAPSAMGLYLTAKLVLMTIPPVVGLVVAWFGWFDPAYAMLLGGAGGCAGMLMPSMWLAYYRAKRQRQLRTSLADFLDLMVTCLEGGVGMQAAISQVADELRTPHPILATELLVVLREVEVGRSIEVALAHLAERTGLEELRSLATFVQQAQRFGSTMADAMRELSDMLRTQRETRAEERAQKASVKILIPTLLFIFPTVFVVLAGPAAIQIQESLAKTGGSGLAADKK, encoded by the coding sequence ATGTGGGAACTGTTCTCCAGTCCGGTCATGATTCAGGTGGCGGTTTTTCTCGGTGTGAGCTCGCTCCTGCTCGGACTTCACTGGCTGATGTCGAGCAGCGATACACGTCTCGATTCGCGCATGGAATCGCTGACCGAAGGGGATTCCCACGCGATCGATGATCGCTATCGCGCGAAGCCGCGCGGCATGATGCAACTGCTGGTGCCGCAGATTCCGCGACTCGCGAAAGTGATTCTCCCTAACGACGAAGCAACCCGCACACGCCTGCAAGCGCAGCTGATTCAAGCGGGCATCTATGCGCCGAGCGCGATGGGGCTCTACCTCACCGCCAAACTTGTGCTGATGACCATTCCACCTGTTGTCGGTTTGGTGGTGGCTTGGTTCGGTTGGTTCGATCCAGCCTATGCGATGCTTTTGGGAGGTGCGGGAGGTTGCGCTGGGATGCTGATGCCGAGCATGTGGCTCGCCTACTATCGCGCGAAGCGACAGCGTCAACTCCGGACATCGCTAGCCGACTTTTTGGATTTGATGGTCACCTGCCTCGAGGGGGGCGTCGGGATGCAGGCCGCCATTTCGCAAGTGGCCGACGAACTCCGCACGCCTCATCCGATTCTGGCAACAGAGTTGCTCGTGGTGCTACGTGAAGTGGAAGTGGGACGCTCAATCGAAGTGGCGCTGGCTCACTTGGCGGAGCGCACGGGGCTGGAAGAGCTCCGCTCGCTCGCGACCTTCGTACAGCAGGCGCAGCGGTTTGGTTCGACGATGGCCGACGCCATGCGTGAACTGAGTGACATGCTTCGCACGCAGCGCGAAACGCGCGCTGAAGAGCGTGCGCAGAAAGCTTCGGTCAAGATTCTTATTCCGACACTTTTGTTCATATTTCCCACGGTTTTCGTCGTTTTAGCAGGTCCGGCTGCGATTCAGATTCAAGAGAGTTTGGCGAAGACCGGCGGCAGCGGTTTGGCAGCGGACAAGAAATAA
- a CDS encoding P-loop NTPase, with protein MLALVAGHDDLLASRIATRLSKAGIECPRASCVPLEQARALLHAGMNPDLLFLNCNSPTDRVDDLIHRYRETTGGSGTVVAIGKGLGMTRILELIRTGASDYLDAGGDLDAELDALIARLRMSSQGRGKGQAICVLSASGGSGASSIAANLAISLAKQRGSACLIDLKLRGGDLATLMNLKPRHTIVDLCFQGERLDHAMFDSALLPHPSGVKLLAAPTLLTDHAGVDVETISQVFKLAATDFPYVVLDLEDVVHREQQRAIASSDLLIVVLRLDFPCILRTRRMLAYLREMQIDPSRIRVVANRFGNSTELPQRKAQEALGMPIFHALPEDSEAMLAAVNLGNPAVLERPASKVSKAMQKLADMITA; from the coding sequence ATGCTCGCGCTCGTTGCAGGTCACGACGACTTGCTCGCCTCGCGGATTGCCACGCGCCTATCCAAGGCTGGCATCGAGTGCCCGCGCGCTAGCTGTGTTCCTCTCGAACAGGCGCGTGCGCTGCTGCATGCCGGCATGAATCCTGATCTGCTGTTCCTCAATTGCAACTCGCCAACCGACCGAGTCGACGATCTGATTCATCGTTATCGCGAAACCACCGGAGGTAGTGGAACCGTCGTCGCGATTGGCAAAGGACTCGGGATGACGCGCATCCTCGAGCTGATCCGCACCGGCGCGAGTGACTACTTAGATGCTGGTGGCGATCTCGACGCAGAGCTCGATGCACTCATCGCGCGACTTCGTATGAGCTCGCAAGGACGTGGTAAAGGACAAGCCATCTGCGTGCTGAGTGCCAGTGGTGGAAGTGGCGCAAGTTCGATTGCTGCCAATCTGGCGATCTCGCTCGCTAAGCAGCGCGGAAGCGCGTGCCTGATCGACCTGAAACTGCGCGGCGGCGATCTCGCGACACTGATGAACCTCAAACCGCGCCACACCATCGTCGACCTCTGTTTTCAGGGGGAACGACTCGATCATGCGATGTTCGATAGCGCACTCTTGCCGCATCCCAGCGGCGTCAAACTACTCGCAGCTCCCACGCTGCTGACCGATCATGCGGGGGTCGATGTCGAAACGATTAGCCAAGTGTTTAAGCTGGCTGCCACCGATTTTCCTTACGTCGTGCTCGATCTCGAGGATGTCGTTCATCGCGAACAGCAGCGCGCGATTGCCTCGAGCGATCTGCTGATCGTTGTCTTGCGACTCGACTTCCCTTGCATCCTCCGAACACGTCGCATGCTCGCTTACTTGCGCGAGATGCAGATCGATCCGTCGCGCATTCGTGTCGTCGCCAATCGCTTTGGTAACAGCACCGAACTGCCGCAGCGAAAAGCGCAAGAAGCCCTCGGTATGCCGATCTTTCACGCCCTTCCCGAAGATAGTGAAGCGATGCTGGCCGCCGTGAATCTCGGCAATCCGGCCGTGCTCGAACGACCAGCGAGCAAGGTCTCCAAAGCGATGCAAAAACTGGCCGACATGATTACTGCTTAA
- a CDS encoding type II secretion system F family protein, with amino-acid sequence MGSLLITVLTFACVSLCIVGFSNLAFDLFFRDKSRVDDRLREAFGDEMRDRAKTSPLFKDLQQMAAGTMIDTPTLSRRVQTIIDQAGLRITSAQLTSMSLGLAILLGLATGIATLKWWIAIPVAIAAIPLPLWVVLKLRRRRRDTLARQLPDAFDVMSRALRAGQTVPAAFQVIATDFNSPLKEEFAHCYEQQHLGIERDVALRDLARRTSVMELQIFVVALIMHGKTGGNLAELLGNLALLLRKRGKLHDRIRALTGEGRMQAVVLIALPAVIFGVMYVMNREYAQVLLDRPMLLIGCGISQLIGALCIRKIIDIEY; translated from the coding sequence ATGGGGAGCTTACTCATCACGGTCCTGACGTTTGCGTGCGTTTCGCTCTGCATCGTCGGCTTCTCGAATCTCGCGTTCGACCTGTTTTTTCGCGACAAATCGCGCGTCGATGATCGTTTGCGAGAAGCGTTTGGCGACGAGATGCGCGATCGCGCGAAGACCTCGCCACTCTTCAAAGACCTGCAGCAAATGGCCGCTGGCACGATGATCGACACGCCGACATTGTCGCGCCGCGTGCAAACGATCATCGATCAAGCCGGTCTGCGGATTACTTCAGCGCAGCTGACCTCGATGTCGCTCGGGCTTGCGATACTTCTGGGACTAGCGACCGGCATTGCGACTTTGAAATGGTGGATTGCGATTCCGGTGGCCATCGCCGCGATTCCTCTTCCGCTGTGGGTGGTGCTGAAGCTCCGGCGTCGGCGCCGCGATACACTCGCGCGACAGTTGCCCGATGCCTTTGATGTGATGAGCCGCGCGCTGCGCGCCGGTCAAACGGTTCCCGCTGCGTTTCAAGTGATTGCGACCGACTTCAATTCGCCTCTGAAAGAAGAGTTTGCGCACTGTTACGAACAGCAGCATCTCGGGATTGAGCGCGACGTGGCGCTCCGCGATCTTGCGCGGCGGACCAGCGTGATGGAACTGCAGATTTTTGTCGTCGCACTCATCATGCATGGCAAAACGGGTGGCAATCTCGCCGAACTACTCGGCAATCTCGCGCTCCTGCTTCGCAAACGGGGAAAGCTTCACGATCGTATTCGGGCCCTCACTGGCGAAGGACGCATGCAGGCGGTCGTGCTCATTGCACTCCCGGCTGTGATTTTTGGGGTGATGTACGTCATGAATCGCGAATATGCCCAGGTGTTGCTCGATCGGCCGATGCTCCTGATCGGCTGCGGCATCTCGCAGCTGATCGGCGCGCTCTGCATCCGCAAAATCATCGATATCGAATACTAA
- a CDS encoding SpoVG family protein has translation MTDELVRDEKADISRRPMRGNDSDRLTSGDTRTLAPIDCEHQEAGTMEITEVRIKLMEDSDDRLQAFCSITFDNAFVVRDLKIIEGSSGPFVAMPSRKLTSHCHQCGSKNHLKAGYCNHCGARQREDRLVRDQDGRAKLYADIAHPINSACREAIQSRVIQEFRVELERAKQPGYVSRYDEDYDDEFDPLYMPSEDKRAARPSAGNIPAPPAAPVSASSPLPGSPPIIMPASIAPAPTTHLEPADPAVPPPHLPVSGTGIGARTIPTEASTSSEVERVAAESDDEGSGSVPPPHHLSREGHSRLPKDRAPREQSERRERPADPRAPKRPSTGFGDGVF, from the coding sequence GTGACTGACGAGTTGGTGCGCGATGAGAAGGCAGACATTTCACGACGACCGATGCGGGGCAACGATTCCGACCGGCTGACCAGTGGCGACACGCGCACCTTGGCACCGATCGATTGCGAACATCAGGAGGCTGGCACCATGGAGATCACCGAGGTACGCATCAAGCTCATGGAGGATTCGGACGATCGTTTGCAAGCCTTCTGTTCGATTACCTTCGACAACGCTTTTGTCGTGCGCGATCTGAAGATCATCGAAGGCTCGAGTGGTCCGTTCGTAGCGATGCCGAGTCGAAAACTGACGAGCCATTGCCATCAGTGCGGCTCGAAAAATCACTTGAAAGCTGGCTACTGCAACCATTGCGGCGCACGGCAGCGCGAAGATCGTTTGGTGCGCGATCAAGATGGCCGAGCGAAGCTGTATGCCGATATTGCTCATCCGATTAACTCGGCCTGTCGCGAGGCAATTCAGTCGCGCGTGATCCAGGAATTTCGCGTCGAACTCGAGCGCGCGAAGCAGCCCGGCTATGTCAGCCGCTACGACGAAGACTACGACGACGAGTTCGATCCCTTGTACATGCCGTCCGAAGACAAACGTGCCGCGCGACCCTCGGCGGGAAATATTCCTGCGCCGCCAGCCGCGCCGGTTTCGGCTTCCTCGCCACTCCCGGGATCGCCACCGATCATCATGCCCGCTTCGATTGCCCCCGCTCCCACTACGCATCTCGAGCCGGCCGATCCAGCCGTTCCTCCTCCGCATTTGCCCGTGAGTGGAACCGGCATCGGCGCGCGAACGATCCCCACCGAAGCATCCACAAGTTCCGAGGTCGAGCGGGTCGCAGCAGAGAGTGACGATGAAGGGAGTGGCAGCGTTCCGCCACCCCATCATCTATCGCGCGAAGGGCACTCGCGATTGCCGAAAGATCGGGCTCCGCGTGAGCAAAGTGAGCGGCGCGAGCGCCCGGCTGATCCACGGGCTCCGAAGCGACCATCCACCGGTTTTGGCGACGGTGTTTTTTAA
- a CDS encoding CpaF family protein, producing MALSGKPDSSPRGDQRSDVEERLTQLKRELHNRLIQGIDLAAFRSMDEQQLRIEFRRGAEELCRQRPDLISLTERKRIIEELVDETLGLGPLEPLLRDPTVSDILINGPRQVFVERGGKLVKSSLQFYSDEHLLQVVQKIVSRVGRRVDESSPMVDARLPDGSRVNAIIRPLALDGALVSIRRFGQTRMGPEQLVQSGSISREMMCFMAAAVQARLNILVSGGTGSGKTTLLNILSSFIQPDQRLVTIEDAAELQLQQPHVARMETRPANLEGSGEVSARDLLRNALRMRPDRIIVGECRGGEALDMLQAMNTGHDGSLTTIHANTAHDALCRLEMLVGMSGFELPMWYIDRQIASGIQLVVQTARLCGGVRRVTQIAEVCGVQQGQLVTRDLFQFEQTGVDSLGQAVGIFKACGVLPKCFSRLKSYGVPLPKELFLTGAPTMPREEIPLERKTTPPGAPAIVPASFNPEVTA from the coding sequence ATGGCTCTCTCTGGAAAACCCGATAGTTCGCCACGCGGCGATCAGCGCTCCGATGTGGAAGAGCGTCTGACGCAGCTCAAACGCGAACTCCACAATCGGTTGATCCAAGGGATCGATCTGGCGGCGTTTCGCAGTATGGACGAGCAGCAGCTGCGGATTGAATTTCGCCGCGGCGCTGAAGAACTCTGCCGCCAACGTCCCGACCTAATCAGCCTGACCGAGCGGAAACGAATCATCGAGGAACTGGTCGACGAAACATTGGGACTTGGTCCGCTCGAGCCACTACTGCGCGACCCGACCGTCTCCGACATATTGATCAATGGGCCACGGCAAGTGTTTGTCGAACGCGGGGGAAAGCTCGTGAAGAGCAGCCTGCAGTTTTATAGCGACGAACATTTGCTGCAGGTGGTACAAAAAATTGTCTCGCGTGTCGGACGCCGCGTCGATGAATCGAGTCCGATGGTCGATGCCCGTCTTCCCGATGGAAGCCGCGTCAACGCCATCATTCGGCCCCTCGCTCTCGATGGCGCGCTGGTCTCGATTCGCCGCTTTGGTCAAACCCGCATGGGACCCGAGCAGCTAGTGCAAAGTGGCAGTATTTCTCGGGAAATGATGTGTTTTATGGCTGCCGCCGTCCAGGCGCGCCTCAATATTTTGGTGTCGGGCGGAACCGGGAGTGGCAAGACGACGCTGCTCAATATTCTGTCGAGTTTCATTCAGCCCGATCAGCGTCTCGTGACCATCGAAGATGCTGCCGAGCTTCAGCTGCAACAGCCGCACGTCGCTCGGATGGAGACCCGCCCCGCCAATCTCGAAGGAAGCGGCGAAGTCTCGGCACGCGACCTACTGCGCAACGCACTCCGGATGCGACCCGACCGCATCATCGTCGGCGAATGTCGTGGTGGAGAAGCTCTCGACATGCTGCAAGCGATGAACACCGGTCACGACGGGAGCCTCACAACAATCCATGCCAACACGGCTCACGATGCCCTCTGCCGACTCGAGATGCTCGTCGGGATGAGTGGCTTTGAACTTCCCATGTGGTACATCGATCGGCAAATCGCCTCTGGTATTCAGCTCGTCGTGCAAACCGCGCGGCTGTGTGGCGGCGTTCGACGTGTCACGCAAATTGCGGAGGTTTGTGGCGTGCAGCAAGGGCAGCTCGTTACGCGCGATCTGTTTCAGTTCGAGCAGACTGGCGTCGATAGCCTCGGTCAGGCGGTTGGGATCTTCAAAGCGTGTGGCGTGCTTCCGAAGTGCTTCTCGCGACTCAAAAGCTATGGTGTCCCGCTCCCCAAAGAGCTGTTTCTCACTGGCGCACCGACTATGCCGCGCGAGGAGATTCCACTCGAACGAAAAACAACACCACCCGGCGCGCCGGCCATTGTCCCCGCCAGTTTCAACCCCGAAGTGACTGCCTAG
- a CDS encoding PQQ-binding-like beta-propeller repeat protein, producing MFRSILRTAASGALIGTLLSFSTSQAEDWPQWRGANRDGVWREEGVLEKFPAKEMPVKWRVEIGAGYSGPTIADGRVFVTDRLTKPVEQERILCFDEATGQPLWVKAYDCPYGKIGYQAGPRASVTVEGKVAYALGATGRAFALDVASGDVIWEKDCEQLYEIDMPIWGIAGAPLLYENLIILHIGGKGACVVALDKRTGEEVWKALGDRAQYSSPILVKQGETDVVIVWTGDSASGINAKTGNVVWNFPWKPRNMPIGIATPIVENNMVFFTSFYDGSLMLKLDPAKPTAEKVWQIAGRDERNTEALHSIISTPLMRGGYIYGCDSYGELRCLDAATGERIWEDLTATPKARWSNIHFVQRGAETWMFNERGELIIGKLAKEGFTEISRTKILEPTTEQLRQRGGVCWSHPAFANRHVFVRNDKELVCVSLEKK from the coding sequence ATGTTTCGATCGATCCTCCGGACAGCAGCCAGCGGCGCACTGATCGGCACGCTGCTGTCGTTCTCCACTTCGCAGGCAGAAGATTGGCCGCAGTGGCGCGGAGCCAATCGCGACGGCGTGTGGCGCGAAGAAGGGGTGCTCGAGAAATTTCCTGCCAAAGAAATGCCGGTGAAATGGCGCGTGGAGATCGGCGCGGGATACTCGGGTCCCACGATCGCCGATGGTCGTGTTTTCGTCACCGATCGGTTGACCAAACCGGTCGAGCAAGAACGGATCTTGTGCTTCGACGAAGCGACCGGACAGCCGCTGTGGGTGAAAGCCTACGATTGTCCCTATGGCAAAATCGGCTACCAGGCTGGTCCCCGCGCGAGTGTGACGGTCGAAGGGAAAGTGGCTTATGCTCTCGGCGCAACGGGGCGCGCTTTTGCGCTCGATGTCGCGAGTGGCGATGTTATCTGGGAAAAAGATTGCGAGCAGCTTTACGAAATCGACATGCCGATTTGGGGCATCGCCGGCGCGCCGCTGCTCTACGAAAATCTGATCATCCTGCATATCGGCGGCAAAGGGGCCTGTGTTGTCGCGCTCGATAAGCGCACCGGCGAAGAGGTGTGGAAAGCGCTCGGCGATCGCGCGCAGTATTCGTCCCCCATCCTCGTGAAACAGGGGGAAACCGATGTCGTGATCGTCTGGACCGGCGATAGCGCGTCGGGCATCAATGCCAAAACTGGCAACGTGGTGTGGAACTTTCCTTGGAAGCCCCGCAACATGCCGATCGGCATTGCGACCCCGATTGTCGAAAACAACATGGTGTTCTTCACGTCGTTCTACGACGGTTCGCTGATGCTCAAACTCGATCCCGCGAAACCGACAGCCGAGAAAGTTTGGCAAATAGCCGGACGCGATGAACGCAACACCGAAGCGCTGCACAGCATCATCAGCACGCCGCTGATGCGTGGCGGCTATATCTATGGCTGCGACAGCTACGGCGAACTCCGCTGCCTCGATGCGGCGACTGGCGAGCGGATTTGGGAAGATCTCACCGCCACCCCCAAAGCGCGCTGGAGCAACATCCATTTTGTACAGCGTGGAGCCGAGACCTGGATGTTCAACGAGCGCGGCGAGCTGATCATTGGTAAACTGGCGAAGGAAGGTTTCACGGAGATTTCGCGCACGAAGATTCTCGAACCGACGACCGAGCAATTGCGTCAACGTGGCGGCGTTTGCTGGTCGCATCCCGCTTTTGCGAATCGGCATGTGTTCGTGCGGAACGATAAAGAATTGGTCTGCGTGAGTCTGGAAAAGAAGTAG
- a CDS encoding 4-diphosphocytidyl-2C-methyl-D-erythritol kinase — MYVSAHQGWVTVEAPAKLNLFLEVLGKRPDGFHELETLMTSVSIFDTLRLRRSSDASISLRCHWATGYLARETAATNAQAASSTTTANDLPSSPFGDLPPPEKNIVTKALVKLRELAGNEQLGCEVHLTKRIASVAGLGGASSDAVAAILAANIAWNLHFSSAELAEVAAAVGSDTVFFLAGGRAICRGRGERVTPVKRACQQFVVARPPVGLSTPRVFSKLKIPQNPLDIATYLGEKTSGEKTSRDGRLHNRLEQPARELTPWIGELSSALDRAGVAQHQMTGSGSSYFGLARSARHARRIAAVLRARQMGLVYSATSATASGFSPLTTTETAQQ; from the coding sequence ATGTACGTCTCAGCACACCAGGGGTGGGTGACAGTCGAGGCTCCGGCCAAGCTGAACCTGTTTCTCGAAGTGCTCGGTAAACGGCCCGACGGCTTTCACGAACTCGAAACACTGATGACCAGTGTCTCGATCTTCGACACACTCCGTTTACGCCGGTCGAGCGATGCATCGATTTCGCTCCGTTGCCATTGGGCTACTGGCTACCTCGCGCGCGAAACAGCGGCGACCAATGCCCAAGCTGCAAGCTCCACCACCACGGCGAACGATTTGCCGAGTTCACCCTTCGGCGATCTCCCCCCGCCTGAGAAAAACATTGTCACCAAAGCGCTTGTGAAACTGCGCGAGCTTGCGGGCAACGAACAGCTCGGCTGCGAAGTGCATCTCACCAAGCGAATCGCTTCGGTCGCGGGACTCGGTGGCGCTTCGAGCGACGCGGTCGCTGCGATCCTGGCCGCCAACATCGCCTGGAACTTGCATTTCTCCTCCGCCGAGCTGGCCGAAGTGGCTGCGGCGGTCGGAAGCGACACAGTCTTTTTTCTCGCGGGTGGTCGCGCCATTTGCCGAGGGCGCGGCGAGCGCGTAACCCCGGTGAAACGTGCGTGTCAGCAGTTTGTCGTCGCGCGGCCTCCCGTCGGTCTGTCCACCCCACGCGTTTTCTCGAAGCTGAAGATTCCGCAAAATCCGCTGGATATAGCGACGTATTTGGGGGAGAAAACAAGTGGCGAGAAGACGTCGCGCGATGGGCGGCTGCATAACCGACTCGAGCAACCAGCGCGCGAGCTGACCCCCTGGATCGGCGAGCTGAGTAGCGCCTTGGATCGCGCCGGAGTCGCGCAGCATCAAATGACCGGGAGCGGTTCGAGCTACTTTGGTTTGGCGCGATCGGCGCGCCACGCCCGGCGCATCGCCGCCGTGCTTCGCGCACGGCAGATGGGCTTGGTCTACTCCGCCACGAGCGCCACAGCCTCCGGATTTTCCCCTTTGACAACCACTGAGACGGCACAGCAATAA
- a CDS encoding amidohydrolase family protein has translation MNQLPNTSRRQFLATTSAALAAASVAPYALAEEAPKKKQLPIIDCHQHLWDLSKFKLPWIKEGTLLGRNYVMDDYNKAIEGTGISHAVYMEVDVDPSQQKMEVDHLSEICESKKTPTIAAVVSGRPAADDFTTYLDYFKDKSVIRGVRQVLHGGGTPGGYCLSKEFVRGIHALGERGLSFDLCMRPSDLGDGAKLATECKGTRFIVDHCGNADPKWFATAGEGKTSADGAKIEQWRSDLGKLARLPNVVCKISGIIASVPKEWSSDDLAPVINQCLEEFGPERVIVGSDWPVCLNGASLADWIKSLREIVASRPVAEQERLFSKNAIALYQLKL, from the coding sequence ATGAACCAACTTCCCAACACTTCCCGCCGCCAGTTTCTCGCGACCACGTCAGCCGCCCTCGCTGCTGCTTCGGTCGCACCTTACGCACTGGCCGAAGAAGCTCCGAAGAAAAAACAGCTGCCGATCATCGATTGCCATCAGCATTTGTGGGACCTCTCGAAGTTCAAGCTTCCTTGGATCAAGGAAGGGACGCTGCTGGGTCGCAACTACGTGATGGACGACTACAACAAGGCGATCGAAGGGACCGGAATTTCGCACGCGGTTTACATGGAGGTCGACGTCGACCCTTCGCAGCAAAAGATGGAAGTGGATCATCTGTCCGAGATTTGCGAAAGCAAGAAGACTCCGACGATTGCGGCGGTGGTTTCAGGTCGCCCAGCAGCCGACGACTTCACCACCTATCTCGACTACTTCAAAGATAAGAGCGTGATTCGTGGCGTTCGGCAGGTGCTGCATGGTGGGGGAACTCCCGGCGGCTATTGCCTGAGCAAAGAATTTGTACGCGGCATTCATGCCCTTGGCGAACGCGGTTTGTCGTTCGATCTCTGCATGCGTCCCTCGGATCTTGGAGACGGTGCCAAGCTGGCCACGGAGTGCAAAGGGACGCGCTTTATCGTCGATCACTGCGGCAATGCCGATCCCAAATGGTTCGCAACCGCAGGTGAAGGAAAAACTAGCGCCGACGGAGCCAAGATCGAGCAGTGGCGCAGCGATCTCGGCAAACTGGCTCGACTGCCGAACGTGGTTTGCAAAATTTCGGGGATCATCGCCAGCGTGCCGAAGGAGTGGTCGAGCGACGATCTGGCCCCGGTGATTAATCAGTGCCTCGAAGAGTTTGGCCCCGAGCGGGTGATTGTCGGGAGCGACTGGCCAGTCTGTCTGAATGGTGCTTCGCTCGCCGACTGGATCAAGTCGCTGCGCGAAATTGTCGCGAGCCGCCCAGTCGCCGAGCAAGAGCGGCTGTTCTCGAAAAACGCAATCGCGCTCTATCAGCTCAAGCTGTAG
- a CDS encoding MATE family efflux transporter, with product MTPATTSTPSATSDAWRDILRSMMALSLPVLAEEALNMLVGYTDWILTARFLAGDEPLAAMTLMAYLLWLLPGMFSIVSIGAHALVARLVGNKQNDDASFVVAQSLLLGLFSAVVTMLLMGLGGAMLTSAMQSNVEVQTLANRYLWILLPVVPMVMLEQVGSACLRAAGDTVSGMVARVILNITNLVVSFLLVTGYGPFPKLGWDGLAIGTATGHFLGGAIILLMLLRGRSHIRLKWERPRLDLAVLTRLVRVGIPGGADMLAIISCHMVYVAIIGKLGTVAQAAHGLGVQIEAMSYLPGHAFQAAAATLAGQAIGAGDLRRATRSALAAAITAVIVMSLAGLVFATQGLAIAAMFTGSWESDTVLLTAQLLKIVAVSCPFLAVLMIFSGALRGSGDTRWLLVITLVGLVGVRLPLAALLAWDSVPIGSFVIGGFGYGVAGAWWAMVIDVVVRCGVISYRFFQGGWRLVKV from the coding sequence ATGACACCGGCGACTACGTCGACCCCGAGCGCGACTTCGGATGCGTGGCGCGATATCCTCCGCTCGATGATGGCGCTTTCGCTTCCGGTGCTGGCTGAAGAAGCGCTCAACATGCTGGTCGGCTATACCGACTGGATTCTCACCGCACGCTTTCTCGCGGGGGATGAGCCGCTGGCAGCGATGACCCTGATGGCTTATCTGCTGTGGCTCTTGCCGGGGATGTTTTCGATTGTGTCGATCGGCGCGCATGCGCTCGTGGCCCGACTCGTCGGGAACAAGCAAAACGACGATGCCTCGTTTGTCGTCGCGCAGTCGCTTCTGCTGGGGCTCTTCTCGGCGGTCGTCACCATGCTGCTGATGGGGCTTGGTGGCGCGATGCTCACTAGCGCAATGCAGTCGAACGTCGAGGTGCAAACGCTCGCCAATCGCTACCTATGGATTCTGCTCCCGGTGGTGCCGATGGTGATGCTCGAGCAAGTTGGCTCCGCTTGTTTGCGGGCTGCTGGCGATACTGTCTCGGGAATGGTCGCGCGCGTCATCCTGAACATCACCAATCTGGTGGTCAGCTTTCTGCTCGTGACCGGCTATGGTCCGTTTCCCAAACTCGGCTGGGATGGACTCGCGATCGGAACGGCGACCGGGCATTTTCTCGGCGGGGCGATCATTCTGCTGATGCTGCTGCGAGGACGATCGCACATCCGACTGAAATGGGAACGTCCGCGACTCGACCTGGCAGTGCTGACACGTTTGGTCCGGGTCGGCATTCCTGGCGGGGCCGATATGCTCGCGATTATCAGCTGTCACATGGTGTATGTGGCGATCATCGGCAAGCTGGGAACGGTGGCGCAAGCAGCTCACGGCTTGGGTGTGCAGATCGAGGCGATGTCGTACCTGCCGGGGCACGCGTTTCAGGCCGCAGCGGCTACACTCGCAGGCCAAGCGATCGGGGCCGGAGATTTGCGACGTGCTACGCGGTCCGCACTCGCAGCTGCGATCACAGCGGTGATTGTGATGTCGCTCGCGGGGCTGGTGTTTGCGACGCAAGGGCTTGCGATCGCTGCAATGTTCACCGGCAGCTGGGAGAGTGATACGGTGCTGCTGACAGCTCAGCTGCTGAAGATCGTGGCGGTCTCGTGCCCGTTTCTCGCCGTGCTGATGATCTTCAGCGGAGCGCTGCGCGGCAGTGGCGACACGCGCTGGCTGCTGGTGATCACGCTCGTTGGTCTGGTGGGAGTTCGCTTGCCCCTCGCCGCCTTGCTGGCGTGGGATAGCGTGCCGATCGGCAGCTTCGTGATTGGCGGCTTTGGCTATGGAGTCGCTGGTGCGTGGTGGGCAATGGTGATCGACGTGGTGGTGCGCTGCGGCGTCATCTCCTACCGCTTCTTCCAGGGTGGCTGGCGGCTGGTGAAGGTTTGA